A stretch of the Archaeoglobus neptunius genome encodes the following:
- a CDS encoding acetyl-CoA C-acetyltransferase, whose protein sequence is MEEVYIAEYARTAFSRSRPKKPERDVFHQNRGDELMAVVLEKLPEMAGIEKKEVERILVGCAFPVWENWAYGGKGPALLAKYPVETSTTHMDMQCASSLITTAYAYLEIATGNVDVAIAGGYEHMTRVPMGTDNPHISPNLKLAGEEYREYDMATGFVMGLTAERLFEEAGYLTKEDLDRWSLRSHQMAAKALKEGYFKGEIIPVEARQADGSTIVVDSDQSIRPDTTLEQIASLPPAFKPGGVITAGNSSPLNAGATGLLLASKKKIAELGLDPLAKIVSYGTAGVPPYVMGKGPVPASKKALQKADLKVTDIDFWEINEAFAVVTLYAIHELGIEPERVNVKGGAIAIGHPLAASGARLIGTLARILQEEGGDYGVATACVGGGQGAAVVIERV, encoded by the coding sequence GTGGAGGAAGTATATATTGCGGAATATGCAAGAACTGCATTTTCCAGAAGCAGACCGAAAAAGCCCGAGAGAGATGTCTTTCACCAGAATAGGGGAGACGAATTGATGGCGGTGGTTCTCGAAAAGCTACCCGAAATGGCAGGAATTGAAAAAAAGGAAGTCGAAAGAATCCTGGTCGGTTGCGCCTTTCCCGTATGGGAGAACTGGGCATATGGAGGAAAGGGCCCGGCACTGCTTGCGAAATATCCTGTAGAAACTTCCACGACCCATATGGACATGCAGTGCGCCTCATCACTCATAACAACTGCCTATGCCTACCTCGAAATAGCGACGGGCAATGTTGATGTGGCAATAGCGGGTGGATACGAGCACATGACAAGGGTTCCCATGGGCACGGACAACCCGCATATCAGCCCCAATCTGAAACTTGCAGGAGAGGAATACAGAGAATATGACATGGCCACAGGTTTTGTGATGGGTTTAACTGCTGAAAGACTGTTTGAGGAGGCCGGATATCTCACCAAGGAAGATCTCGATAGATGGAGTCTGAGAAGCCATCAGATGGCTGCAAAAGCACTCAAAGAGGGATACTTTAAAGGCGAGATCATTCCCGTTGAAGCAAGGCAGGCAGATGGTTCGACTATCGTTGTTGACTCAGACCAGTCGATAAGGCCAGATACAACCCTCGAGCAAATAGCCTCTCTTCCACCGGCATTCAAGCCAGGAGGTGTAATTACAGCCGGCAATTCCTCGCCCTTAAATGCGGGAGCTACCGGACTGCTTCTGGCTTCTAAAAAGAAAATCGCGGAGTTGGGCCTTGACCCTCTCGCAAAAATTGTTTCCTATGGCACTGCAGGAGTTCCACCATACGTGATGGGTAAGGGTCCGGTACCTGCAAGCAAAAAGGCACTGCAGAAGGCTGATTTGAAAGTTACGGACATAGATTTCTGGGAAATAAACGAGGCTTTTGCCGTGGTTACTCTCTATGCCATACACGAACTGGGGATAGAACCGGAAAGAGTTAACGTAAAGGGTGGTGCAATTGCTATAGGGCATCCGCTCGCTGCAAGTGGAGCACGGCTCATCGGGACTCTCGCCAGAATTTTGCAGGAAGAGGGTGGAGACTATGGCGTTGCAACGGCCTGCGTTGGAGGCGGGCAGGGTGCGGCAGTGGTGATAGAGAGAGTCTAG
- a CDS encoding ribonuclease P protein component 4 — MLRRDKKRENRMARERVVFLIERAQEWKNKDYELSRRYIELARKIAMKYRVRIPKELKMAYCKKCLYPYRAEKFRVRVRKSRVIIKCLNCGYERRVPIRPKKP; from the coding sequence GTGCTGAGAAGGGATAAAAAGAGAGAGAACAGAATGGCAAGAGAGAGAGTTGTTTTCCTTATCGAGAGAGCGCAGGAGTGGAAAAATAAGGATTACGAACTCTCAAGAAGATACATAGAGCTTGCAAGAAAAATTGCAATGAAATACAGGGTGAGAATACCAAAAGAGTTGAAAATGGCTTACTGCAAAAAATGTCTCTATCCATACAGGGCCGAAAAATTTAGGGTGAGGGTGAGGAAGAGCAGGGTGATAATCAAATGCCTGAACTGCGGCTACGAGAGACGGGTTCCGATAAGACCTAAAAAGCCTTAG
- a CDS encoding ferredoxin domain-containing protein yields the protein MILNEEDFKKEGIRLAAFLMAESARTAPKSKGEDVIEIVYADGNELEKLALKMEELASGGDRDFLRDAESLRKSQAVLLLGAKGEKTVGVNCGACGFESCAEFKKAQRGGENFIGPNCAFRMIDLGIALGSAVKLSAVIGVDTRIMYRIGIAAKKLGMVDADVVMGIPISATGKSPYFDRAFKK from the coding sequence ATGATTCTGAATGAGGAGGATTTTAAAAAGGAGGGTATCAGATTAGCGGCATTTCTAATGGCAGAAAGTGCGAGAACGGCTCCGAAGTCCAAAGGTGAGGACGTAATCGAAATCGTTTATGCTGATGGTAATGAACTGGAGAAACTGGCGTTAAAGATGGAAGAACTGGCATCCGGTGGTGACAGGGACTTTTTAAGAGATGCCGAGAGTCTGAGAAAATCACAGGCTGTGTTACTTTTAGGGGCGAAGGGTGAGAAAACTGTTGGGGTGAACTGCGGAGCATGCGGCTTCGAGAGTTGTGCCGAATTTAAGAAGGCTCAGCGGGGAGGGGAGAATTTCATCGGGCCTAATTGCGCCTTTAGAATGATCGATCTTGGAATTGCCCTTGGCTCGGCAGTTAAACTTTCCGCTGTGATCGGTGTTGATACGAGGATAATGTACAGAATCGGGATAGCAGCGAAGAAACTCGGTATGGTGGATGCCGATGTTGTGATGGGCATTCCGATTTCAGCGACAGGAAAAAGCCCTTATTTTGATAGAGCGTTCAAAAAATAA
- a CDS encoding DNA-directed DNA polymerase II small subunit: MVIKNIDVATVAKKFLVKGYNIDPRAAELVCSFGSFNDELVSEICKIARGKFIICEEDVRAAIRKFSSSKKDIKQTAVDSGLKEKREDRESLRILMDVTGNSVCEGKIDDFVVYFNSRLEKLSRILKSRIYPTPIAHVGKRRIETVNVVGMVTNVWERGEKYIIQLEDSTGSINCLATGKNAEIASELLGDEVIGVTGKLRGKTIIADRIIFPDVPVNGNGGKKRDFTIIFLSDTHFGSKEFLEREWDLFIRWLNGELGDRKGEELAESVKYIVIAGDVVDGIGVYPGQENDLEIMDIYGQYESAAEHIDRIPRRIKIILAPGNHDAVRQAEPQPSLPKEIRDLFSGNVYHVGNPAFIEIEGVKVLVYHGRSFDDIVAKIPRLSYDEPQKIMEELLKRRHLSPMYGGRSPMAPEREDYLVIEEIPDILHSGHIHTYGTGFYRGVFMVNSSTWQAQTEFQKKVNLNPMPGNVAVYRPGGEVVRLRFYGE; encoded by the coding sequence ATGGTAATTAAAAATATCGATGTGGCCACGGTGGCGAAAAAATTTCTGGTGAAGGGATACAACATAGACCCAAGAGCGGCAGAGCTTGTTTGCAGTTTTGGCAGTTTTAATGATGAACTTGTATCCGAGATATGTAAAATTGCGAGAGGCAAGTTTATTATTTGCGAGGAAGACGTCAGGGCTGCTATAAGAAAATTCAGCTCATCCAAGAAAGATATCAAACAGACTGCTGTAGATTCGGGATTAAAAGAAAAAAGAGAGGATAGAGAGAGTTTGAGGATACTGATGGACGTAACTGGTAACTCTGTGTGTGAGGGCAAGATTGATGATTTTGTTGTGTACTTCAACTCAAGACTCGAGAAACTGTCCAGAATTTTAAAGAGCAGAATCTACCCGACACCAATCGCCCATGTTGGAAAGAGGAGGATAGAAACGGTGAACGTGGTGGGAATGGTCACCAATGTCTGGGAGAGAGGAGAGAAGTACATTATCCAGCTTGAAGACTCTACGGGCAGCATAAACTGCCTTGCGACGGGGAAAAATGCTGAAATTGCTTCAGAACTTTTGGGTGATGAGGTCATCGGTGTGACGGGTAAGCTGAGGGGAAAAACCATCATTGCAGATAGAATAATTTTCCCTGACGTGCCCGTAAATGGAAACGGCGGGAAGAAAAGGGATTTTACAATTATCTTTCTTTCGGACACGCACTTTGGAAGTAAGGAGTTTCTGGAAAGAGAGTGGGACCTTTTTATCAGATGGCTGAACGGCGAACTGGGGGATAGAAAAGGTGAAGAACTGGCTGAAAGTGTGAAGTATATCGTAATCGCAGGAGACGTTGTGGATGGTATAGGAGTATATCCGGGTCAGGAGAACGATCTCGAAATAATGGATATCTATGGGCAATACGAAAGTGCAGCAGAGCACATAGATAGAATTCCGAGGAGAATAAAGATAATCCTCGCCCCTGGCAATCACGATGCTGTGAGACAGGCGGAACCCCAGCCTTCACTGCCAAAGGAGATACGGGATCTTTTTTCGGGCAACGTGTATCATGTTGGCAATCCGGCTTTTATCGAGATCGAAGGCGTTAAAGTTCTGGTATATCACGGGAGAAGCTTCGACGACATTGTTGCCAAAATACCCAGGCTGAGCTATGATGAACCGCAGAAGATCATGGAGGAACTCCTGAAAAGAAGACACCTCAGCCCGATGTATGGAGGACGAAGTCCAATGGCTCCCGAGAGGGAGGACTATCTGGTTATAGAGGAAATACCTGACATTCTGCACTCGGGACATATCCATACATACGGTACCGGGTTTTACAGGGGGGTTTTCATGGTCAACTCATCTACCTGGCAGGCTCAGACTGAATTTCAGAAAAAAGTAAATCTCAATCCCATGCCCGGAAACGTTGCGGTCTATCGTCCCGGAGGAGAGGTCGTCAGACTGAGATTCTATGGTGAGTAA
- a CDS encoding phosphoribosyltransferase: MSYLVLSWNYADKLCRRIAFDIFEDGFCPDSVVALARGGVFAGNLLCDYLDVDEFFCLDIDKGDRIAGKRVLVVDDFINTGRTMRRALELVEAEEVKTASLLMLERSEFIPDYLGDYMTDYAWIIFPWNFVDDISRLILEILEMEVEVSQPKLKRLLSERGLNPFSLETAIPGRFEEVLRVLELRGLVERRVEEGRIYWRILK; the protein is encoded by the coding sequence ATGAGTTATCTGGTTCTAAGCTGGAATTACGCTGACAAACTCTGCAGAAGAATCGCTTTTGATATCTTTGAGGATGGATTTTGTCCTGACTCGGTAGTTGCTCTGGCGAGAGGCGGAGTTTTTGCTGGAAATCTTTTGTGTGATTATCTTGATGTGGACGAGTTTTTCTGCCTCGATATCGATAAAGGTGATCGTATTGCTGGGAAAAGGGTTCTGGTGGTTGACGATTTCATAAACACCGGCAGAACCATGAGGAGGGCACTTGAGCTGGTTGAGGCGGAGGAGGTTAAGACCGCATCGCTCCTCATGCTCGAGCGATCAGAGTTCATACCCGACTACCTCGGGGACTACATGACTGACTACGCCTGGATTATATTCCCGTGGAATTTTGTTGATGATATCTCCAGACTCATTCTGGAAATTCTTGAAATGGAAGTGGAGGTCAGCCAGCCGAAACTCAAGAGACTGCTTTCAGAGAGAGGATTGAATCCGTTCAGTCTTGAAACTGCTATTCCTGGCAGATTTGAGGAAGTATTGAGGGTACTTGAACTGAGGGGACTCGTTGAGAGGAGAGTTGAAGAGGGGAGAATTTACTGGAGGATACTGAAATGA
- the sepS gene encoding O-phosphoserine--tRNA ligase, giving the protein MKFDPQKYRELSRKDFEEAWRMGGEVLGIRNPNDVYPRIGYEFGREHPVFSTIEKLRRAYISIGFTEVINPLIVEDVHVRKQFGREALAVLDRCFYLASLPKPNVGMSADKIRKIVNITGKEFDSKKLQEVFHRYKKGEIDGDDLSYLVADVLDVDDITAVRVLDEVFPEFKDLKPQAGTLTLRSHMTTGWFITLSHIADKLPLPIKLFSIDRCFRKEQGEDATRLYSYFSASCVVLDEEVGVDDGKAVAEALLRQFGFEKFKFRKDEKRSKYYIPDTQTEVFAFHPMLVGSHTKYSDGWIEIATFGIYSPTALAEYDIEYPVMNLGLGVERLAMILHGYDDVRKMVYPYIFGEVKISDLDIARGIKIRAVPQTQVGLKIAQKIVETAEKNASAPSPCSFLAFEGELFDREVKVYVVEEEENTKLCGPAYANEIVVHHGDIYGIPRTKKWKSYFDEGVSTGVRYIDSFAYLAAERIEEAAMFGRDDVVVRVRVVENLSDVNMYIHENLRRYVISRRGKIDVRGPMFVTVKADIG; this is encoded by the coding sequence ATGAAATTTGACCCCCAGAAATACAGAGAACTCTCCAGGAAAGACTTTGAGGAAGCATGGCGAATGGGTGGTGAAGTGCTGGGCATCAGAAATCCGAATGACGTCTACCCCAGAATCGGTTATGAATTCGGGAGAGAACATCCGGTCTTTAGCACAATCGAGAAGCTGAGAAGGGCGTATATCTCCATTGGATTTACCGAGGTCATAAACCCGCTTATAGTGGAGGATGTACATGTGAGAAAGCAGTTTGGCAGAGAGGCTCTGGCAGTGCTGGATAGATGTTTCTACCTGGCATCCCTGCCAAAACCAAATGTTGGAATGTCGGCAGACAAAATTCGAAAGATTGTGAACATTACTGGAAAAGAATTTGACAGCAAAAAACTTCAGGAAGTTTTTCATAGATACAAAAAGGGGGAGATAGATGGGGATGATCTGAGCTATCTGGTTGCTGATGTCCTGGATGTCGATGACATAACAGCCGTCAGGGTTCTTGACGAGGTTTTCCCCGAGTTCAAGGATCTGAAACCTCAGGCGGGCACCCTAACTCTCCGGAGCCACATGACCACAGGATGGTTCATAACTCTCAGTCACATTGCAGATAAGCTCCCCCTGCCAATCAAACTCTTCAGCATTGACAGATGTTTCAGAAAGGAACAAGGTGAGGACGCAACGAGACTGTACAGCTACTTTTCTGCGAGCTGTGTTGTTTTGGACGAAGAGGTTGGAGTTGATGATGGAAAGGCAGTTGCAGAGGCACTACTCAGACAGTTTGGTTTTGAAAAGTTCAAATTCAGGAAGGATGAAAAGAGAAGCAAGTATTACATACCGGATACACAGACCGAGGTTTTTGCCTTTCATCCGATGCTGGTTGGCTCTCACACCAAGTACAGCGATGGCTGGATTGAAATCGCAACTTTCGGAATTTACTCTCCAACAGCTCTGGCTGAGTACGACATAGAGTATCCGGTGATGAATTTGGGACTGGGGGTCGAAAGGCTGGCGATGATTCTGCATGGCTATGATGATGTCAGAAAAATGGTGTATCCGTACATCTTTGGCGAAGTCAAAATCAGCGATCTGGATATAGCAAGGGGGATAAAGATAAGGGCAGTACCGCAAACGCAGGTTGGGTTGAAAATAGCACAAAAAATAGTCGAGACAGCCGAAAAGAATGCATCAGCACCGAGCCCGTGCAGCTTTCTCGCTTTTGAGGGGGAGCTATTTGACAGGGAGGTAAAAGTTTACGTTGTTGAGGAGGAAGAGAACACGAAACTCTGTGGTCCGGCCTATGCAAATGAAATAGTCGTACATCACGGGGATATATACGGAATTCCTAGAACCAAAAAGTGGAAAAGCTACTTTGACGAGGGTGTGAGCACGGGAGTGAGATATATAGACTCCTTTGCATATCTTGCAGCGGAGAGAATAGAGGAAGCAGCAATGTTTGGCAGGGATGATGTTGTCGTGCGGGTCAGGGTGGTTGAAAATCTCTCGGATGTTAACATGTACATTCACGAAAATCTCAGGAGATATGTTATCTCCAGGAGAGGTAAAATTGATGTCAGAGGACCCATGTTTGTAACGGTTAAGGCCGATATTGGTTAG
- a CDS encoding sensor histidine kinase, producing the protein MTSIKRKYLLVLASVFLAIILVISVYAYFATSKAFEAVGMEEVLEHSTIVEDALYRELEEIDRLCSDWAYWDDTYRFIADPNEEYIRSNLVNETFADIQMNYIVFVNKSGGIVYAGAYDWKNDTPMNFSSRFLDFVRQVDGEFTGVVKLDRILLVSVKSILPSNESGEARGYLIFGRYLYPEKISQISGFPVSIVDARFGNVTYQYSGDNLVVYVPIRDFKGGVAGNFVFKIHPFWHEVFYTYVTGLIAFIMLSTVLFGIAVGVVLYRDLRRILEIQKFVSRVGGNFEDRLSVSGSDEISELGKQINQMLDRIELSFKRIALLTDTLKFMNRMLRHEIKNRLTSIVGFLEVGMESMDVKYFERSRDIALDTSRLIDRLRVLERSFLSYEPKAIDIGSVVEDVMRNYNVEWDMKGNARVMADEGLYTVFENLVQNAIVHGNATKIEFEVLDYGEVVEILVKDNGKGIPDELKGRVFEEGFSTSSGYGFGLYIVKMLVERYGGAISLYDNKPCGAIFSIRLPKAF; encoded by the coding sequence ATGACGTCAATAAAGCGGAAATATTTGCTTGTGCTGGCGTCAGTATTTCTTGCAATAATCCTGGTCATTTCAGTGTATGCCTACTTTGCCACATCCAAGGCCTTTGAAGCTGTTGGGATGGAGGAAGTTTTGGAACATTCCACGATTGTGGAGGATGCCCTCTACAGGGAGCTCGAAGAAATTGATAGGCTCTGCAGCGATTGGGCTTACTGGGATGATACCTACCGGTTTATCGCTGATCCCAATGAGGAGTACATCCGATCCAACCTGGTAAACGAGACCTTTGCCGACATCCAGATGAACTACATCGTTTTCGTAAACAAAAGCGGAGGTATTGTTTACGCCGGAGCATACGACTGGAAAAACGATACCCCGATGAATTTTTCGAGCAGGTTTCTTGATTTTGTGAGGCAGGTGGATGGAGAGTTCACGGGAGTGGTTAAGCTTGACAGAATTCTGCTGGTTTCGGTAAAAAGTATACTGCCCAGCAATGAAAGCGGGGAGGCAAGGGGATATCTGATATTCGGAAGGTATCTGTACCCGGAGAAAATCTCGCAGATATCCGGCTTTCCTGTGAGCATTGTTGATGCCAGGTTTGGAAATGTAACCTACCAGTACAGCGGTGATAACCTGGTGGTTTATGTACCGATAAGGGATTTCAAAGGTGGGGTTGCTGGAAACTTCGTTTTCAAGATTCATCCATTCTGGCATGAAGTTTTCTACACGTATGTTACGGGACTCATTGCATTTATAATGCTGTCGACAGTTCTCTTTGGTATTGCAGTGGGGGTCGTACTCTACAGAGACCTCAGAAGAATCCTAGAAATTCAAAAATTTGTGAGCAGAGTTGGGGGTAATTTTGAAGATAGGCTGTCTGTAAGCGGTAGTGATGAGATATCTGAGCTGGGGAAGCAGATAAACCAGATGCTGGACAGAATTGAGCTGTCGTTCAAAAGAATTGCTCTCCTTACCGACACTCTGAAGTTCATGAACAGGATGTTAAGACATGAAATAAAGAACAGGCTAACCTCCATTGTAGGGTTTCTGGAGGTGGGTATGGAGAGCATGGATGTAAAGTACTTTGAGAGGTCTCGTGACATCGCACTGGACACTTCCAGACTGATAGACAGGTTGAGGGTGCTTGAGAGATCGTTTCTCAGTTATGAACCAAAGGCAATTGACATTGGCTCTGTTGTGGAGGATGTTATGAGGAACTACAATGTGGAGTGGGATATGAAAGGCAATGCCAGAGTTATGGCTGACGAAGGTCTGTATACTGTATTTGAGAATCTTGTTCAAAATGCAATTGTCCACGGGAATGCCACGAAAATAGAATTTGAAGTTCTTGATTATGGAGAGGTTGTTGAGATACTGGTAAAGGACAATGGAAAGGGAATTCCAGATGAGCTGAAAGGCAGGGTTTTCGAGGAGGGTTTTTCGACGTCATCGGGATACGGTTTTGGGCTTTACATAGTTAAAATGCTCGTTGAAAGATATGGAGGTGCGATCTCTCTTTACGACAATAAGCCATGTGGAGCGATTTTTTCGATAAGGTTACCTAAGGCTTTTTAG
- a CDS encoding S26 family signal peptidase produces the protein MSNESKSVQFIKDVVSTLIIVAVIIGGGIALTGTWPFMVAVESGSMEPHMYKGDVIILVGVDRNGGVVTWEEGVKTGYMSFGNYGDVIVYKPNGYGKPIIHRAIAYVHKGEHIPALVNGKLVYTNQIAENDGYITQGDNVRTNQLPDQAVPGAFSPIGEKIKPVKKEWIIGVAKFRIPYIGYLRLLIPI, from the coding sequence ATGAGTAATGAATCGAAGTCTGTTCAGTTCATAAAAGATGTGGTCTCAACATTAATTATCGTTGCGGTCATAATCGGTGGTGGAATTGCCCTAACAGGCACATGGCCCTTTATGGTTGCGGTTGAGTCTGGCAGCATGGAGCCACACATGTATAAAGGTGATGTGATTATTTTAGTTGGAGTGGATAGAAACGGTGGAGTGGTTACATGGGAAGAAGGTGTGAAAACAGGTTACATGAGCTTCGGTAATTATGGTGACGTTATCGTCTACAAACCCAACGGTTACGGCAAGCCAATCATACACCGTGCAATTGCGTACGTGCATAAGGGAGAGCACATTCCTGCTCTAGTTAATGGAAAACTCGTTTACACAAATCAGATTGCAGAAAACGACGGGTATATCACTCAGGGTGATAACGTAAGAACCAATCAGCTTCCTGATCAGGCAGTTCCAGGTGCTTTTTCACCCATCGGAGAAAAAATAAAGCCCGTAAAGAAGGAATGGATCATAGGTGTCGCAAAGTTCAGAATCCCCTACATTGGCTATCTGAGACTCCTCATCCCGATCTAA